A window of Sebastes umbrosus isolate fSebUmb1 chromosome 3, fSebUmb1.pri, whole genome shotgun sequence contains these coding sequences:
- the LOC119485941 gene encoding BTB/POZ domain-containing protein 3-like, whose protein sequence is MAAELFPTKKLVPSASASSSTTSSSIIQHYQQQNRTNNNTSTAAQRCCNWQGLFPTIRERNSVMFNNEMMADVHFVVGPPGGTQRVPGHKYVLAVGSSVFHAMFYGELAEDQDEIRIPDVEPPSFLAMLKYIYCDEIDLCADTVLATLYAAKKYIVPHLARACVNFLETSLSAKNACVLLSQSCLFEEPDLTQRCWEVIDAQAELALRSEGFCDIDTQTLESILRRETLNAKEMVVFEAALNWAEAECQRQDLTPTIENKRLMLGKAIYLIRIPTMVLEDFANGAAQSGVLTLNETNDIFLWYTAANKPELLFCSKPRKGLATQRCHRFQSCAYRSNQWRYRGRCDSIQFAVDKRVFIAGFGLYGSSCGSAEYSAKIELKRQGVSMAQRIIKYFSDGSSSTFPVSFDYPVQIEPDTFYTASVVLDGNELSYFGQEGMTEVQCGKVTFQFQCSSDSTNGTGVQGGQIPELIFYA, encoded by the exons ATGGCTGCAGAGCTGTTTCCCACCAAGAAGCTGGTCCCCTCCGCCTCAGcgagcagcagcaccacctcctcctccatcatccaGCACTACCAGCAACAGAACCggaccaacaacaacaccagcaCCGCTGCACAGCGCTGCTGCAACTGGCAGGGCCTGTTCCCGACCATCCGAGAGAG GAATTCAGTCATGTTCAACAATGAAATGATGGCAGATGTTCACTTTGTGGTCGGGCCGCCTGGCGGGACACAGCGAGTACCAGGACATAAG TACGTCCTGGCCGTCGGCAGCTCTGTGTTTCACGCCATGTTTTATGGAGAACTGGCGGAGGATCAGGACGAGATCCGGATCCCTGACGTGGAGCCTCCTTCGTTTCTGGCCATGTTGAA GTATATCTACTGTGATGAGATCGACCTGTGCGCTGACACCGTGCTCGCCACCCTCTACGCCGCCAAAAAGTACATCGTGCCTCACCTGGCCCGGGCCTGTGTCAACTTCCTGGAGACCAGCCTGAGCGCCAAGAACGCCTGCGTGCTGCTGTCTCAGAGCTGCCTGTTCGAGGAGCCCGACCTGACTCAGCGCTGCTGGGAAGTGATCGACGCTCAGGCTGAGCTCGCTCTGCGATCCGAAGGCTTCTGCGACATCGACACCCAGACGTTGGAGAGCATCCTGCGGCGGGAGACGCTCAACGCCAAGGAGATGGTGGTGTTCGAGGCAGCGCTGAACTGGGCCGAGGCCGAGTGTCAACGACAAGACCTGACGCCGACTATCGAGAACAAGCGTTTGATGCTGGGGAAGGCCATCTACCTGATCCGCATCCCCACCATGGTGCTGGAGGACTTCGCCAACGGAGCGGCGCAGTCTGGTGTACTCACGCTCAATGAGACCAATGACATCTTCCTGTGGTACACCGCCGCCAACAAGCCTGAACTGTTGTTTTGCTCCAAACCTCGTAAAGGCCTGGCGACGCAGCGCTGCCACCGCTTCCAGTCCTGCGCCTACAGGAGCAACCAGTGGCGGTACAGAGGCCGCTGCGACAGCATCCAGTTCGCTGTGGACAAACGCGTCTTCATCGCCGGCTTCGGCCTGTACGGCTCCAGCTGCGGTTCGGCTGAGTACAGCGCCAAGATCGAGCTGAAACGTCAGGGGGTGTCGATGGCCCAAAGGATCATCAAGTACTTCTCAGATGGCTCCAgcagcactttccctgtgtCGTTCGACTACCCGGTGCAGATCGAGCCTGACACCTTCTACACCGCCAGCGTGGTGCTGGACGGCAACGAGCTCAGCTACTTCGGTCAGGAGGGCATGACAGAGGTGCAGTGTGGGAAAGTGACCTTCCAGTTCCAGTGCTCCTCGGACAGCACCAACGGCACCGGAGTGCAGGGAGGCCAGATTCCCGAACTTATCTTCTACGCCTGA
- the acaa1 gene encoding 3-ketoacyl-CoA thiolase, peroxisomal produces the protein MLRLKIISGHLSPSRSSELRRDLWRTECGSASSSSPEDVVVVHGRRTAIGKAKRGAFKDTTPDEMLSAVMAAVMKDVGLSPDKLGDVCVGNVLQPGAGALMTRVAQFLSGFPETVPCYTVNRQCSSGLQALFNIAGAIRSRSIDLGLACGVESMSLRAVGQPGDVSSRLMDNDKARDCIIPMGITSENVAERFGVSREKQDAFALSSHQKALRAQNTGVFAQEIVPVTTRFVDAEGKEREVAVLKDEGIRPGTTLAGLSKLRPAFKPDGSTTAGNASQVSDGAAAVLIGRRSAVEALGLPVMGVLRASAVVGVPPDVMGIGPAFAIPAALEQAGLTVADIDVFEINEAFASQAVYCVEKLGIPLEKVNPNGGAIALGHPLGCTGARQVVTLLNELRRRGRRAYGVVSMCIGTGMGAAAVFEYPGP, from the exons ATGCTCAGATTAAAGATCATTTCGGGCCATTTGTCTCCGTCCCGGTCCTCTGAACTCAGACGGGACCTGTGGAGGACTGAGTGCGGCtcagcgagcagcagcagcccggaGGACGTGGTGGTGGTTCATGGACGGAGGACTGCCATAGGGAAGGCGAAGAGAGGAGCCTTTAAG GACACCACACCTGACGAGATGCTGAGTGCAGTGATGGCAGCTGTGATGAAAGATGTTGGACTATCACCCGACAAGCTCGGAGACGTTTGTGTCG GTAACGTACTCCAGCCCGGTGCCGGTGCTCTGATGACCAGAGTGGCTCAATTCCTCAG TGGGTTTCCAGAGACGGTGCCCTGCTACACCGTCAACAGACAGTGCTCCTCTGGACTGCAGGCTCTGTTTAACATCGCAG GAGCCATCAGGAGCAGATCCATTGACCTAGGCCTCGCCTGTGG CGTGGAGAGCATGTCTCTGCGTGCGGTAGGTCAACCAGGAGATGTGAGCTCCAGGCTGATGGACAACGACAAAGCCAGAGACTGCATCATACCGATGGG CATCACCTCAGAGAACGTCGCAGAGAGATTCGGGGTCTCCAGAGAAAAGCAGGATGCCTTCGCTCTCAGCTCTCACCAAAA AGCGCTCCGGGCCCAGAACACAGGTGTGTTTGCGCAGGAGATCGTTCCCGTCACCACCAGGTTTGTGGACGCTGAGGGTAAAGAGCGCGAGGTGGCGGTCCTTAAGGACGAAGGGATCAGACCGGGTACAACTCTGGCAGGACTGAGTAAACTCCGGCCGGCCTTCAAACCTGACGGCAGCACCACAGCAG GTAACGCCAGCCAGGTGAGTGACGGAGCAGCGGCCGTGCTGATTGGTCGCAGGTCTGCGGTTGAGGCTCTGGGTCTGCCAGTCATGGGAGTCCTGAGGGCCAGCGCCGTGGTGGGGGTCCCTCCGGATGTTATGGGTATCGGACCGGCATTCGCCATCCCTGCAGCTCTGGAACAGGCTG GACTAACTGTGGCGGATATCGACGTGTTTGAAATCAACGAGGCCTTCGCCAGTCAG GCTGTGTACTGTGTGGAGAAGCTGGGGATCCCGCTGGAGAAGGTGAATCCTAACGGCGGCGCCATCGCTCTGGGTCACCCTCTGGGCTGCACCGGAGCTCGACAGGTGGTGACGCTGCTCAACGAGCTCAGACGTAGAGGCAGGAG GGCGTATGGCGTCGTGTCCATGTGCATCGGGACTGGGATGGGAGCGGCTGCTGTGTTTGAATACCCCGGACCGTAG